The following is a genomic window from Citrifermentans bemidjiense Bem.
CATGGCCTACCGCTTCATGGAAAAGGAGGAGCCCCAGTTGATAGACCGGCGCGAGGAGCTGAAGCCGCTTCCCGACTACCGCTCCATCGACCTCTTGCGCCAGGCCAAGGAAGAGAAGGGTTTTACCGAAGAGGAGTACGGCGACCTGAGAAAGCGCGTGGTAGAAGAGGACCGCAGCCACCCGACCGTGCTGAAGAAGTTCAAGGAAGTGGCGGCCTTAAGGGAAGAGGTGAACCCGCTGGCGCCGCTCAAGGCAGGCATCTCGGCGGCCAGGAGGCTCGACTCCGCCCTGCGCGCCATGGAACGCGCCCCCGCCGTCTACCTGGAGCAGGTGAGCGAGATGATCGCGCACCTGGAACAGGAGCTCGAAGCATCGAGCGTAGGAAGCGAAGACGAGGCCGGCAGCATCCGCGCCATATAATCACAAACAAAGGCTTTCACCACAGAGGACACAGAGGGACACAGAGGAAAACAAAAACCTTAAAAACGTGGAACAGGGATGAAGGGGATAAAGGGGATAACTGCAAAAAAGCTTTAGGGGTAAACCAGAAGCAGTTTGGGCGTTAAATGCCTTTGAAGTTGCCTGTATTTTGTTTTTCCTCTGTGGTTCCTCTGTGTTCCTCTGTGGTGAGTGCCTTTGCTTTAAGTTTCAGCGCAGGTAGTTGTCCCAGAAGAGCTTCGTCGTTACCGCCAGCACCGAGCAGATGAAGACCGGCCGCACGAACCGGGTCCCCTTCCTGATCACGAGCCTCGCCCCTACCCTCGCCCCAACGGCCTGCCCCACCCCCATCACCACCCCCGGCAGGAGCAGCACCTCTCCTCCCGCCAGAAAGACCGCCAGCGACACGATGTTGCTGACGAAGTTGAAGACCTTGGTGTAGCCGGTCCCCTTGCGCATGTCGAAGCCGAGCCCGAGCATCAGGGCCATCACCCAGAAGGAGCCGGTGCCCGGGCCGAGAAAGCCGTCGTAGAAACCGAGCGCCAGCCCGGCTACCGCATAGAAGAGTCCCCTGGAAAGCCGGGGGTGAACCTCTTCGGCGCCTAACCTGGGCGTAAAGATGGTGTAACAGAGGATGGCCATAAGCAGAAAGGGTATCCCCTGCTTCAGGAAGCCGGGATCCAACTGCTGCACCGTATAGGAGCCGAGGATGGCGCCGGCGGCAGTCCAGGCCGCCCCGGCAGCGGCGTCCGATAGGTTTACCGTCCCAGCCTGGACGAAGTGGACCATGGCGCTGAAGGAGCCAAAACTACCCTGCAGCTTGTTGGTCCCCAGCGCTGCCTGCGGCGGAAGCCCCAGTCCCAGCAGCACCGGGACCGTGATCAGCCCACCTCCTCCGGCTATGGAATCGATGAGCCCCGCGGCTGCTCCTGTTGCGAAGAGCACGGGAAGATAGATGGGTGCAATCGCGGTCACCGCGGGCCTTTCCCCTTTTCCTTCCCCCCCACGCCCTTCGCGCGGTACTGCTCCACCGTCCAGCGCGCCACAGCCGACATCAGCGGGATCTCCTTGAGCGCCAAGGTGCGATCGGCAACAGCCTGCGCGACATGGTACATCCGCTGCCAGTTGAGCGGTGCGTTCCGGGCCTGGCGCAGCCAAAGCGTGTCGACAACCAGCCGGTCCAGCCATGCGTCGCGCCTTGGCTCCATCAGGTTCGACAGTACGCGCTCAATAGCCTGGGCATCCCTCCCGCTCCCCCTCCCCTTCTTTGCCGCTTCGACTTCACGCCCAACCGCATCTCCGGTCTCGGCCCAACTGCCTAAAACGGCGGGGAAGGCGACCGGCCACTCTCCCGATTCTTCCAGCGCCGCGAGATACTCGCTTTCCTCGAGCAGGGCCGGGTTGAGGGAGTCGATCTCGTCGCGCAGGAGGAGCAATTCGTTGCCTGCATCGAGTGGGGTTCCTTTCCACCGGTCGCGCCCGAACAGCTCGGCAATCCTCACAAACCAGTGGTTGGGCGCGACGCCGTTGGAGACGCCGTCGGCCAGCGCCTGGCAGACGCGCAGGTCGAGATACTGCGGGGACGATTGTTCCAGGTAGGAGAAGCCGCCGGTGAGGCCGGCGATAAATCTGTCTTTTTCCGCCCGCGATGTGAAGCGGTTGACGGAACTGTCGGCGACGCCATTCCCCTCCTGCAAAACGATGGAGCAAGAACAGAAAGCGGCGCCTTCCTTGAGCAGCACCTGGAACCTTTGTGCGCCGGAGCCGTCGATGCCGGAGGCGTACACGACAAGAGCCGGAGGTTTGGGTAGCGGCGCGCACTCAACCCGCGCCTTGCGGGCGTTGGTTATGGCCTGGTCCACGTTGCGCCGTATCTCGATTGGGAACCAGTTGCGGGCTATGATCAGCCGCCTCAAGGTCTCCGGGCTGATCCGACACCCCTCGATGGATACGAGGAGCCGGGACACCTCCAGGGCGTGCGCCGGGTCGGGGTGGAAGAGCATCAGCGTCGCGATCTCCCGCAGGAAAGGGTCGTCCGCCGTCATCAGCTCGGAGATCACCGGCGCGCGGAGCTCGGGGTCGCTAGCCGCGGAGAGCTTCAGTATCTCGTCCGCCCCCTCGAACGGTGCAGACACCCCCATCGCCTTCAAGCTGCGGGCGATACCGGTCAAAAGATCCTCCGCTTCAGCTCCCTGTAGGTCGGTGCGGCCGGCACCGGTGCCTAGGATCCTCTTTTCCGCGTCCCGCAGCTCGGCAATCGGCTCGACCCTGCTCTGCGACAGGATGCGGACCACCGCCAGCGAGAGGTCGACGTCCTGGTTCTCCATCATCACGCGCCGCGCCAGCGCACCCTGGAACCGTTCCATCTGACGCCTGGCGCCCCCCCTCCCCCCCTCGATCTCCACCTGGTAAAAATCGAGCATGTCGCGGAGCAGCCTGAGCGCGGCGTCGATCTTCTCGTCGTCCTGGGGCGAGCGTCTGCACAAAGGCGGGAGGAGGGCGGCAAGCTCCTCCCCGGCGAAGGGATCAGCCAGAAGGTGCCGCCGCAGTTCTTCCTGGACGGCCAAAAGAGCGCCCACCGGCGCGGCTTGGGCCTTGGCGTATAGGTCGACGAAGCGCTGCATCCCGGTGGCTGAGCCGGCGTCGGGTTTCGTGTCGGGGGCGCCTCCCCTTCCCGGTTCGAGGCCGCTTTCAGGCGGTTTGGCAGCAGGGGACGAAGGCGTCGCGCCGGGGCGGGCGTGTTTCAGCGACTCCTCCAGCACGGCCTCAAGTTCCGGAGGGGGCATCAGCTGGTACGGGATGTCTCCCGGCTTGGGGAAAGGCTTCCCTGCGTAGGGCTTTTTGTCTGCGAGTTCGCGCACCTTCTGGTAGCGGCGCTGGATGCGCTGCAGCCACTCGGGGCGGGCGTTGAGCATGTCGGTGAAGGCCTGGGCGAGATCTGCGGCGTAGGGAGACTGGTAGCTGGCGGGATCCAGGTAGGGGCCGGTGAAGGCGCCGGCGGCATCGAGGCTGAAGCGGATGTTCGCCTTGGGGCGTGATTTTTCGTTAACGGCCGAGATAAGGAGTTGGCGGCAATCGTCGCCGGGGTCGGTGCAGTACTGTTCGAGGAAGCGGTAGTTCCCCTTCGGGATGCGTCCGGTCTTGCGCGGAATTTCCAAGGTGATGAACTGAGGGTCCGCCTTGGGGAATATCTCGTGATAAGGCTTCATCGAAAACCTTTCAAACAAAAAACCCAAAACCATTAACAAGGAGTTTGGGAGAAAATCTGAGAAAGGCAAAAAGAAGAGAAAACCCAAAAAACATTAAAATGTGAAAAACTAAACCATTAGCCCCGGAGTGAGAAAGGCAAAAACGAATGGGTAAAACCAAAAGGATTTAAGACTCTAAGATTCTCTCAGGTTTTGGTTTTCCTCAGAAGTCCTCAGATTTTCTCCTTGTTAATGGTTTGGGTTTCGGGCTTCTAAGGTTCTCTCAGACCTTCTCATGTTTTTCGAGGATGGCATCTACCGCCGCCCCCAAGTCTACGTACGACTCTACCCCCGCCGGCAGGCGCGACACGTCTCCGCTACCGTACCCGGTCAAGACCAACAAGGAGGTGCAACCCGCATTCAACCCCGCCTGCACGTCCCCTAGCTTGTCGCCTATCATGTACGAACGGGAAAGGTCGATGTCGAGGTCGGCCGCGGCCTGCTCCAGCATCCCGGGAAGGGGCTTGCGGCAGGCGCATTCCCTGCGGTAGTCGCCGGTGCCGTGCTCGGGGTGGTGCGGACAGAAGTAGCAGGCGTCGATGCTGATCCCGTACTGCGCGAGTTCCTCGTGCATGTGGTCGTGGATGTCGTGGAGCGCCGCCTCGTCGTAGAGCCCGCGCCCTATCCCGGACTGGTTGGTCACCACCACCAGGAGGAACCCTGCCTCCTTGAGCCGCTTGAGCGCAAAGGGAACACCGGGGATGAGCTCAAACTCCTCCACCTTGCTCAGATACTGCACCTCGACGTTGATGGTCCCGTCGCGGTCGAGAAAAACCGCCCTGTGCTTCGCCATGGTTCCCCCGCGCCCTATTTGCCCTTCACGAAAAGCTCCCGCTCTACCAGGTCGCAGATGATGTGGATGATGGTTATGTGCCCTTCCTGGATGCGGGGGGTGTCGTTGCTGGGAACGATGAGGGGGAGTTCGGCCACCGACTTGATGCTCCCCCCGTCTTTGCCGAGGAGCGCTATGGTGCGGCACCCTTTCTCGCGGGCGAGTTCCAGGGCAAGCTGGACGTTGGGGGAGTTGCCGGAGGTGGAGATCCCCACCACGACGTCGCCCGCCGCGGCGTGAGCCTCGACCTGACGGGAGAAGATCCGGTCAAAGCCGTAGTCGTTGCCGATGGCGGTAAGGATGGAGGTGTCGGTGTGAAGCGCGATGGCGGGAAGCGCGCGCCGCTCCAGCTTGAAGCGGCCGACCATCTCTGCCACGAAATGCTGGGCGTCGGCGGCAGACCCGCCGTTTCCCATAACCAGGAGCTTGTTCCCCGCCTTATAGGCGTCTACCACAAGCGAAACGGCGCTCTCTATTGCGGGGGACAACTCCCCCTGAAGCGCCGTCATGACTTCGCAATGGG
Proteins encoded in this region:
- the gmhB gene encoding D-glycero-beta-D-manno-heptose 1,7-bisphosphate 7-phosphatase, with the protein product MAKHRAVFLDRDGTINVEVQYLSKVEEFELIPGVPFALKRLKEAGFLLVVVTNQSGIGRGLYDEAALHDIHDHMHEELAQYGISIDACYFCPHHPEHGTGDYRRECACRKPLPGMLEQAAADLDIDLSRSYMIGDKLGDVQAGLNAGCTSLLVLTGYGSGDVSRLPAGVESYVDLGAAVDAILEKHEKV
- the gmhA gene encoding D-sedoheptulose 7-phosphate isomerase; translated protein: MLVEIKAQLKAHCEVMTALQGELSPAIESAVSLVVDAYKAGNKLLVMGNGGSAADAQHFVAEMVGRFKLERRALPAIALHTDTSILTAIGNDYGFDRIFSRQVEAHAAAGDVVVGISTSGNSPNVQLALELAREKGCRTIALLGKDGGSIKSVAELPLIVPSNDTPRIQEGHITIIHIICDLVERELFVKGK
- a CDS encoding TSUP family transporter; this translates as MTAIAPIYLPVLFATGAAAGLIDSIAGGGGLITVPVLLGLGLPPQAALGTNKLQGSFGSFSAMVHFVQAGTVNLSDAAAGAAWTAAGAILGSYTVQQLDPGFLKQGIPFLLMAILCYTIFTPRLGAEEVHPRLSRGLFYAVAGLALGFYDGFLGPGTGSFWVMALMLGLGFDMRKGTGYTKVFNFVSNIVSLAVFLAGGEVLLLPGVVMGVGQAVGARVGARLVIRKGTRFVRPVFICSVLAVTTKLFWDNYLR